Proteins encoded together in one Carya illinoinensis cultivar Pawnee chromosome 3, C.illinoinensisPawnee_v1, whole genome shotgun sequence window:
- the LOC122303160 gene encoding AT-hook motif nuclear-localized protein 6-like, with product MEEKESSGSGITVKVDEAPESYRTDPKTEIPTQLGGGPTMAATATATATATAVSPGTGMKKKRGRPRKYGADGTVTLALSPMPISSSIPLTGQFSAWKRGRGRPTESIKKSHKYEYESSGERIAYSVGANFTPHVITVNAGEDVTMKVMSFSQQGSRAICILSANGTISNVTLRQPASSGGTLTYEGRFEILSLSGSFMPTEKGGTKSRSGGMSVSLAGPDGRVMGGGLAGLLVAAGPVQVVVGSFLPGHQQEQKPKKQRIEPISTAIPNPPNPLRVQETKGVYGVEKAILTSFTPLHGDSSACLNPIQGSRSLAADIKTSMPEEESKGSSQMKCEVSC from the exons ATGGAGGAGAAAGAGAGCTCTGGTTCTGGGATTACCGTGAAAGTTGATGAGGCCCCAGAGAGCTACCGTACAGATCCAAAGACTGAAATCCCGACCCAATTAGGCGGGGGTCCCACAATGGCAGCTACGGCTACTGCTACTGCTACGGCTACGGCTGTCTCGCCTGGTACaggaatgaagaagaagaggggcAGGCCTAGGAAGTATGGTGCTGATGGGACCGTCACTCTAGCACTGTCGCCGATGCCGATTTCGTCCTCGATACCACTTACCGGTCAGTTCTCAGCTTGGAAAAGAGGTAGGGGGCGGCCCACGGAATCAATCAAGAAGTCACATAAGTACGAGTATGAAAGCTCAG GTGAGAGGATTGCATACTCTGTTGGTGCAAATTTTACTCCCCATGTGATCACAGTTAATGCTGGCGAG GATGTTACAATGAAGGTTATGTCCTTCTCTCAACAAGGATCCCGTGCCATATGCATTCTTTCTGCAAATGGCACAATTTCAAATGTTACACTTCGTCAACCTGCTTCTTCAGGGGGTACTTTAACATATGAG GGTCGTTTTGAGATACTTTCCTTGTCTGGATCATTTATGCCTACCGAGAAGGGAGGAACAAAAAGCCGATCTGGTGGAATGAGTGTCTCCTTGGCTGGACCAGATGGTCGAGTGATGGGTGGAGGACTTGCTGGTCTCTTAGTGGCTGCTGGTCCTGTGCAG GTTGTCGTGGGCAGTTTTTTACCAGGACACCAGCAAGAACAGAAGCCCAAGAAGCAGAGAATTGAACCTATATCAACTGCGATCCCTAACCCTCCCAATCCTCTCCGTGTTCAAGAAACAAAAGGAGTCTATGGGGTAGAAAAGGCCATTTTGACATCTTTCACACCCTTGCATGGCGACAGTTCAGCTTGTCTTAACCCGATTCAGGGCTCTAGGAGCTTGGCTGCCGACATTAAGACCTCTATGCCTGAAGAGGAATCTAAAGGCTCCAGCCAAATGAAGTGTGAGGTTTCTTGTTGA
- the LOC122303162 gene encoding uncharacterized protein LOC122303162: MAEKEFTGNSNRKQARQPPSVPFLWEERPGIPKKDWKPGTSSVIRPAPKPPVKLLVSVPFMWEEKPGTPLPSFSQSPPQESVPPARLSSPPLLLAYACHYNDYDSNYYNDKGGNYGGEGDEEGFFESDIETFSFETDGSCSLAPSLLANCLVPLKAISTAIPVEKIAASEDSDQLETPSSPPSETDSSTSSYVTGISSLVGASFLEHLFPLFPPSSGFLEKVGEEGCKTSLEPKSKHCDLESNSIVVVRSPPTLGELIMMSRRRSYRRKAIQMRNQNLSKELTKKGAFGCFIYKSGSKMIEALYRKRKHLPILKVT, from the exons ATGGCAGAGAAAGAATTCACTGGAAACTCAAACAGGAAGCAGGCTAGGCAACCACCTTCAGTCCCATTTCTTTGGGAAGAAAGGCCGGGAATACCTAAAAAGGACTGGAAGCCAGGAACTTCTTCGGTTATTCGGCCTGCTCCAAAACCTCCCGTCAAACTTCTTGTCTCGGTTCCCTTCATGTGGGAGGAAAAGCCAGGAACGCCGCTGCCCTCCTTTTCACAGTCACCACCACAAGAATCGGTGCCACCAGCAAGGCTCAGCAGCCCTCCACTGCTGTTAGCTTACGCTTGCCACTACAATGACTATGATAGCAATTATTACAATGACAAAGGTGGGAATTATGGAGGCGAGGGAGATGAAGAAGGTTTTTTTGAATCAGACATCGAAACATTCAGTTTTGAAACAGATGGTTCGTGCAGCTTGGCTCCCTCTCTCCTAGCAAATTGCCTTGTACCATTAAAAGCAATTTCTACTGCTATTCCAGTGGAGAAAATAGCAGCATCGGAAGATAGTGACCAGCTGGAAACCCCTTCCTCACCACCTTCTGAAACAGACAGTAGTACAAGCAGCTATGTAACTGGCATTTCAAGCCTTGTAGGGGCTTCCTTCTTGGAACACTTGTTTCCACTCTTTCCACCCAGTTCTGGctttctggagaaggtaggagAAGAGGGTTGCAAGACTTCACTGGAACCAAAAAGTAAACACTGCGATCTTGAAAGCAATAGCATTGTCGTGGTAAGGAGCCCCCCTACGCTTGGAGAGCTTATAATGATGAGCCGAAGGAGGAGTTACCGGAGAAAGGCTATTCAAATGAGAAATCAGAATCTATCAAAG GAATTGACAAAGAAAGGTGCTTTCGGATGCTTCATTTACAAATCTGGCAGCAAGATGATCGAAGCACTGTATAGGAAGAGGAAGCACTTGCCGATATTGAAAGTGACATAG